In Papaver somniferum cultivar HN1 chromosome 1, ASM357369v1, whole genome shotgun sequence, a genomic segment contains:
- the LOC113338618 gene encoding SKP1-like protein 1B, with translation MSSTPAKTITLRSSDEQIFVIGETVALQSKTLELMIADNDNENIVIPLTTITGSILVKVIEYCNKHAEVETSDEDKKIWDVQFVNFGSTQILFDMILAANFLNIKGLLDLTTNIVAEMVKGKTPNEIRRAFNIKDNFTPEEEEEVRRENNWANE, from the coding sequence ATGTCATCTACACCAGCAAAGACGATTACTCTGAGGAGTTCTGATGAACAGATCTTTGTTATTGGGGAGACCGTTGCTTTGCAATCTAAAACCCTTGAGCTCATGATAGCTGATAACGATAATGAAAATATTGTTATCCCTTTGACCACCATCACGGGCAGTATCTTGGTAAAGGTGATCGAATACTGCAACAAACACGCTGAAGTTGAGACTAGTGATGAAGATAAAAAGATTTGGGATGTACAGTTTGTGAATTTCGGTAGTACACAAATATTATTCGACATGATCCTGGCTGCGAATTTTCTTAACATCAAAGGCTTGCTGGACTTGACAACGAATATAGTGGCGGAGATGGTAAAAGGTAAAACACCAAATGAGATACGCCGGGCATTCAACATTAAAGACAACTTCAcccctgaagaagaagaagaagttcgcAGGGAAAATAATTGGGCTAATGAATGA